One Oryza sativa Japonica Group chromosome 8, ASM3414082v1 DNA window includes the following coding sequences:
- the LOC107275331 gene encoding two-component response regulator ORR12: MSSPHVLVVDDTLVDRHVVSMALMRHNVRVTAVESVMQALMFLDSEHDVNMIVSDYCMPDMTGYDLLMEVKKSPKLAHLPVVIASSDNIPERIRKCLDGGAKDYILKPVKIVDLPRILNYI, from the exons ATGTCATCCCCCCATGTGCTTGTTGTGGATGATACCCTTGTTGATCGCCATGTTGTTTCCATGGCCTTAATGCGCCATAACGTCCGAG TGACTGCAGTAGAAAGTGTCATGCAAGCATTGATGTTTTTGGATTCG GAACATGATGTGAACATGATTGTTAGCGATTACTGTATGCCAGACATGACCGGCTATGACTTACTCATGGAAGTGAAG AAATCACCTAAACTAGCACATCTCCCAGTGGTAATTGCTTCCTCTGATAACATCCCAGAAAGGATTAGAAA GTGCTTGGATGGAGGAGCAAAGGATTATATTCTGAAGCCAGTCAAGATTGTTGATCTGCCTCGTATTCTGAACTACATATGA
- the LOC9268556 gene encoding uncharacterized protein isoform X2, producing the protein MEALLLLWIPPTTKAYKIQFYLYHRPLIVLPLSGHFFCLTKPKKHTMDELGIIDEGVDWRTRLGQDIRDRVTHDILVSLQMKLKTTTSTTLIDLQNVASRIQERIYKIAIDFSDYLWRTGLIKGDLDDSYPVLLNNFLHVRKQASTPSVVLLHEKNKHGEIIHAQGNVQGTSSSGHKEPSNPYGKGELVVQTHDQSVDGIGLN; encoded by the exons ATGGAAGCGTTACTTCTTTTGTGGATCCCACCAACAACTAAAGCCTATAAGATTCAATTCTACCTATATCATCGACCTCTTATTGTTCTTCCCCTCTCTGGGCACTTCTTCTGCCTAACAAAACCAAAGAAGCACACCATGGACGAGTTAGGGATTATCGACGAAGGAGTCGACTGGAGGACCCGCCTTGGCCAGGATATTCGCGATAGGGTAACACATGATAT ATTGGTAAGCCTGCAGATGAAATTGAAAACAACTACTTCAACAACATTGATTGATCTTCAAAATGTTGCTTCCAGAATACAGGAGAGAATCTACAAAATAGCTATTGACTTT AGTGATTATCTATGGAGGACTGGTCTTATAAAAGGCGATTTGGATGATTCATATCCTGTGCTGTTGAACAATTTTCTTCATGTTCGAAAGCAAGCTTCAACCCCTTCAGTTGTCTTGCTCCATGAGAAGAATAAGCATGGCGAAATTATCCATGCACAAGGAAATGTTCAGGGGACATCATCTAGTG GCCACAAGGAACCCTCCAATCCCTATGGAAAAG GTGAATTGGTCGTTCAAACTCACGACCAATCAGTTGATGGCATTGGTCTAAATTAG
- the LOC9268556 gene encoding uncharacterized protein isoform X1, translated as MEALLLLWIPPTTKAYKIQFYLYHRPLIVLPLSGHFFCLTKPKKHTMDELGIIDEGVDWRTRLGQDIRDRVTHDILVSLQMKLKTTTSTTLIDLQNVASRIQERIYKIAIDFSDYLWRTGLIKGDLDDSYPVLLNNFLHVRKQASTPSVVLLHEKNKHGEIIHAQGNVQGTSSSGHKEPSNPYGKGRISELPNNLIHHIMSFLSMKEAVRTSVPSHW; from the exons ATGGAAGCGTTACTTCTTTTGTGGATCCCACCAACAACTAAAGCCTATAAGATTCAATTCTACCTATATCATCGACCTCTTATTGTTCTTCCCCTCTCTGGGCACTTCTTCTGCCTAACAAAACCAAAGAAGCACACCATGGACGAGTTAGGGATTATCGACGAAGGAGTCGACTGGAGGACCCGCCTTGGCCAGGATATTCGCGATAGGGTAACACATGATAT ATTGGTAAGCCTGCAGATGAAATTGAAAACAACTACTTCAACAACATTGATTGATCTTCAAAATGTTGCTTCCAGAATACAGGAGAGAATCTACAAAATAGCTATTGACTTT AGTGATTATCTATGGAGGACTGGTCTTATAAAAGGCGATTTGGATGATTCATATCCTGTGCTGTTGAACAATTTTCTTCATGTTCGAAAGCAAGCTTCAACCCCTTCAGTTGTCTTGCTCCATGAGAAGAATAAGCATGGCGAAATTATCCATGCACAAGGAAATGTTCAGGGGACATCATCTAGTG GCCACAAGGAACCCTCCAATCCCTATGGAAAAGGTAGGATCAGCGAACTCCCTAACAATCTAATCCACCACATAATGTCCTTCTTAtcgatgaaggaggcggtgcgAACTAGTGTCCCGTCCCACTG GTGA